A region from the Beduinella massiliensis genome encodes:
- a CDS encoding glycosyltransferase, translating to MKVSIVVPVYNGAHYLKECLDSLLGQTLSDFEILVVDDCSTDSTPTVLLDYARRDPRVRVLTQRKNLGVSCARNRGIEAAQGEYVGFCDADDWIEPPMYEVLYDAAKRRDADMSFCGVYKNLERRAVQVNLPFEDGACFSASGIRETIVPAMLSTKTDSEELPVSGYTPRNLFRRALLQGLSFDADIHYAEDLLFIVKALLRANGAVVVNRPLYHYRFHAESVTKRYSPYVPASYERCHQQLEAAFQAEGLLEAYGPRMRIRKRKCAVQAVENLCLPGTPYGFAQRVREARAYMRREPVRALFADVSLRGLPPRLFVKFALMRGRQALLLTALFSLMR from the coding sequence ATGAAGGTTTCCATCGTGGTGCCGGTGTACAACGGCGCGCACTATCTCAAGGAGTGCCTGGATTCGCTGCTGGGCCAGACGCTTTCGGACTTTGAAATCCTCGTCGTGGACGACTGCTCCACCGACTCGACGCCCACGGTGCTGCTCGATTACGCCCGGCGCGACCCGCGCGTGCGGGTGCTGACGCAGCGCAAGAACCTGGGCGTCTCCTGCGCGCGCAACCGGGGCATCGAGGCGGCGCAGGGCGAGTACGTCGGCTTTTGCGACGCGGACGACTGGATCGAGCCGCCGATGTACGAGGTGCTTTACGACGCGGCGAAGCGCAGGGACGCGGACATGAGCTTCTGCGGGGTCTACAAGAACCTTGAGCGGCGCGCGGTGCAGGTGAACCTGCCCTTCGAGGACGGCGCGTGCTTTTCCGCCTCGGGCATCCGCGAGACGATCGTCCCCGCGATGCTCTCCACGAAGACGGACAGCGAGGAGCTGCCGGTGAGCGGCTACACCCCGCGCAACCTCTTTCGCCGCGCCCTGCTCCAGGGCCTCTCGTTCGACGCGGACATTCACTACGCGGAGGACCTGCTGTTCATCGTGAAGGCGCTGCTGCGCGCGAACGGAGCCGTCGTGGTGAACCGGCCGCTGTACCATTACCGCTTTCACGCGGAATCCGTCACCAAGCGCTACAGCCCCTACGTGCCGGCTTCCTACGAGCGCTGCCATCAGCAGCTGGAGGCGGCGTTTCAGGCGGAGGGGCTGCTGGAAGCCTACGGGCCGCGCATGCGCATCCGCAAGCGTAAGTGCGCGGTGCAGGCGGTGGAGAACCTCTGCCTGCCGGGCACGCCGTACGGCTTTGCGCAAAGGGTCAGGGAGGCGAGGGCGTACATGCGAAGGGAACCGGTGCGCGCGCTCTTCGCGGACGTGTCCCTGCGGGGGCTGCCGCCGCGCCTTTTCGTCAAGTTCGCGCTGATGCGCGGGCGGCAGGCGCTTTTGCTGACGGCGCTGTTCAGCCTCATGCGATAG
- a CDS encoding sugar transferase — protein MGNWEDIEETLAKKKGQLAVKRAADVALSLAGLAVLSPVLLVCAAAIKLDSPGPVFYRQVRVGRGGSVFRIFKLRTMTDGADRRGPEITVGGDARITRVGAVLRKYKLDELAQLINVLLGDMSFVGPRPEVPRYVRLYTPEQRKVLLVRPGITDIASIAYRNENDLLAGSDDPERAYVETVMPAKLELNRQYIESFSLAGDVRLIFRTIFAVAQGE, from the coding sequence GTGGGCAACTGGGAGGACATCGAGGAAACCCTCGCGAAGAAGAAAGGGCAGCTCGCGGTCAAGCGCGCGGCGGACGTCGCGCTTTCGCTGGCGGGCCTTGCGGTGCTCTCGCCGGTGCTGCTCGTCTGCGCCGCGGCGATCAAGCTGGATTCGCCGGGGCCCGTGTTTTACAGGCAGGTGCGCGTGGGGCGCGGCGGGAGCGTGTTTCGCATCTTCAAGCTGCGCACGATGACGGACGGCGCGGACAGGCGCGGGCCGGAGATCACGGTCGGCGGCGACGCGCGCATCACCCGCGTGGGCGCGGTGCTGCGAAAGTACAAGCTGGACGAGCTGGCGCAGCTCATCAACGTGCTGCTGGGGGACATGAGCTTCGTGGGCCCGCGGCCCGAGGTGCCGCGCTACGTGCGGCTTTACACGCCGGAGCAGCGCAAGGTGCTGCTCGTGCGCCCGGGCATCACGGACATCGCCTCCATCGCGTACCGGAACGAAAACGACCTGCTCGCGGGGAGCGACGACCCGGAGCGCGCCTACGTGGAGACGGTCATGCCCGCAAAGCTCGAGCTGAACCGGCAGTATATCGAGAGCTTTTCCCTCGCGGGGGACGTGCGGCTGATCTTCCGCACGATCTTCGCCGTGGCCCAGGGAGAGTAG
- a CDS encoding O-antigen ligase family protein: MKKKDGVDSSGLLRLYDRCVGVFAELFDTRLLTPMVTALLFYTVLFTQRKFPMRWMYFVLFGMVLVLIVSFTARTPGMHRARWHRGMAGLWFALHGWMVVSGLFFEDWLPEALALLIAYPFVFSVFTSREDRGTFRSILMGCVFSVLPFLVWSFAAKPLVLGYPGYYGVFYNANGLAMCCIVMSVSALLLTQTAWLEKKKGQAVFYGAVTAVGSATLLLTLSRSALLSYIGVLAIVVPAMLLRTARRPGRVIALTLAAVVALGGVGLYVTQLKFHQVAVDDWETALYNNEHYGAPIIVDPPEERRMTLDDLTSDRYGIWRMALSNLTLFGHETAVVEEWAAWDGGARRFNSHNSFVAVAYQNGWPAGILFLCYVALSTWRAGRYYWLHRRKSPLYMAPLAFSVVFIMESLFESVYAPFSVVGCAYLLLQGVLLRSNLMDDGSEEKA; this comes from the coding sequence ATGAAGAAGAAAGACGGCGTGGATTCGTCGGGCCTGCTCAGGCTGTACGACCGGTGCGTGGGCGTGTTTGCGGAGCTGTTCGACACGCGGCTGCTCACGCCCATGGTGACGGCGCTCCTCTTTTATACGGTGCTCTTCACGCAGCGCAAGTTTCCCATGCGCTGGATGTACTTCGTGCTCTTCGGCATGGTGCTGGTGCTGATCGTCTCCTTTACGGCCCGGACGCCCGGCATGCACCGGGCGCGCTGGCACAGGGGCATGGCGGGGCTTTGGTTCGCGCTGCACGGATGGATGGTCGTCTCCGGCCTCTTTTTTGAGGACTGGCTGCCGGAGGCGCTGGCGCTTCTGATCGCCTATCCCTTCGTGTTCTCGGTGTTCACGTCGCGCGAGGACCGGGGGACGTTCCGCTCGATCCTGATGGGCTGCGTGTTTTCGGTGCTGCCCTTCCTCGTCTGGTCGTTTGCGGCAAAGCCGCTGGTGCTGGGCTACCCCGGCTATTACGGCGTGTTCTACAACGCCAACGGCCTGGCCATGTGCTGCATCGTGATGAGCGTGAGCGCGCTGCTGCTCACGCAGACGGCGTGGCTGGAAAAGAAGAAGGGGCAGGCGGTCTTTTACGGCGCCGTGACCGCGGTGGGCAGCGCGACGCTGCTGCTGACGCTCTCGCGCTCGGCGCTGCTCTCCTACATCGGGGTGCTCGCGATCGTCGTGCCCGCGATGCTGCTGCGCACGGCGCGGCGGCCCGGCCGCGTGATCGCCCTGACGCTCGCGGCGGTGGTGGCGCTCGGCGGCGTGGGCCTGTACGTCACGCAGCTCAAGTTCCATCAGGTGGCCGTGGACGACTGGGAAACGGCCCTTTACAACAACGAGCACTACGGCGCGCCGATCATCGTCGATCCGCCGGAGGAGCGCAGGATGACGCTCGACGACCTGACGAGCGACCGCTACGGCATCTGGCGCATGGCGCTTTCCAACCTGACGCTCTTCGGCCACGAGACGGCTGTCGTGGAGGAGTGGGCGGCCTGGGACGGCGGCGCGCGCAGGTTCAATTCGCACAATTCGTTCGTGGCGGTCGCCTACCAGAACGGCTGGCCCGCGGGCATTCTGTTCCTCTGCTACGTGGCGCTTTCCACCTGGCGCGCGGGCCGGTATTACTGGCTGCACCGGCGCAAGAGCCCGCTCTACATGGCGCCGCTGGCCTTTTCGGTGGTGTTCATCATGGAAAGCCTGTTTGAATCGGTCTACGCGCCCTTTTCCGTCGTCGGCTGCGCCTATCTGCTGCTGCAGGGCGTGCTGCTGCGCTCGAACCTGATGGACGACGGGTCGGAGGAAAAGGCATGA